A window of the Lactuca sativa cultivar Salinas chromosome 7, Lsat_Salinas_v11, whole genome shotgun sequence genome harbors these coding sequences:
- the LOC111893964 gene encoding root phototropism protein 3 has product MWDSESESGAGRDYDNGVLSSNKHGVQTDRFEQRGKSWFVATDVPSDLLVQIGDFSFHLHKYPLLSRSGKMNRLIYDSREVDLSKVSMDEIPGGAEAFELAAKFCYGIAVDLTATNISGLRCAAEYLEMTEDLEEGNLIFKTEAFLSYVVLSSWRDSILVLKSCEKLSPWAENLQIVRRCSESIAWKACANPKGIRWQYTGKPMKVSSPSWNEMKDSSPSRSPVPPDWWYEDVSILRIDHFVRVITAIKVKGMRYELVGAAITHYATKTLPGLIKEGSSSSLGEEGSSSGSGGMVVSGNWKGGLHMIVSGNKDDQFSITQTRDQRMIIESLISIIPPQKDSVSCSFLLRLLRMANLLKVAPALVTELEKRVGMQFEQATLADLLIPCYSKTDTMYDVDLVQRLLEHFLIQEQMETESPGRQSMSEKHMYDGIQRSNNSNAKMRVARLVDSYLTEVSRDKNLSLTKFQVLAEALPESARSCDDGLYRAIDSYLKAHPTLSEHERKRLCRVMDCQKLSMDACMHAAQNERLPLRVVVQVLFSEQVKISNAIASNSVKETGDPHYQPLVQNRKTLLEGTPQSFQEGWAAAKKDINTLKFELETVKTKYLELQHEMENLQRQFDKGTKPKQQSAWTSGWKKLSKITKMNTMENNEVGGQNNVAQARKAPRRWRNSIS; this is encoded by the exons ATGTGGGATTCAGAGTCTGAATCAGGTGCTGGAAGAGACTACGATAATGGAGTTCTTTCTTCAAACAAACATGGCGTCCAGACTGATCGCTTCGAACAAAGAGGCAAATCTTG GTTCGTTGCAACTGATGTTCCAAGTGATTTACTGGTTCAGATCGGTGATTTTAGTTTCCATTTGCATAAG TATCCGCTGCTTTCAAGAAGTGGGAAAATGAACAGACTGATATACGATTCGAGAGAAGTTGATTTGAGCAAGGTATCCATGGATGAAATCCCAGGTGGTGCAGAAGCGTTTGAGCTCGCAGCAAAATTCTGCTACGGAATCGCAGTTGATCTGACTGCCACCAACATCTCCGGCCTCCGATGCGCCGCCGAATACCTGGAAATGACGGAGGATTTGGAAGAAGGAAATCTCATATTCAAAACCGAAGCTTTTCTTAGCTATGTCGTGTTGTCATCATGGAGAGATTCAATTCTTGTTCTCAAAAGTTGCGAAAAGTTATCTCCTTGGGCTGAGAATCTTCAAATCGTTAGAAGATGCAGCGAATCGATTGCTTGGAAAGCCTGTGCGAATCCCAAAGGTATCCGGTGGCAATACACCGGAAAACCCATGAAAGTTTCAAGCCCGAGTTGGAACGAGATGAAGGATTCGAGTCCAAGTAGGAGCCCTGTTCCTCCTGATTGGTGGTATGAAGATGTTTCAATCCTCAGAATCGACCACTTTGTTCGTGTAATCACTGCGATTAAAGTCAAAGGAATGCGATATGAACTCGTCGGAGCTGCAATAACTCACTACGCCACAAAAACGCTTCCGGGGTTGATCAAAGAAGGGAGTAGTAGTAGTTTAGGTGAAGAAGGAAGTAGCAGTGGTAGTGGTGGCATGGTGGTTTCCGGCAACTGGAAAGGCGGACTTCACATGATCGTTTCCGGGAATAAAGACGATCAATTTTCAATTACACAAACAAGAGACCAAAGAATGATAATCGAGAGCCTTATAAGCATAATCCCCCCACAAAAAGACAGCGTCTCCTGCAGCTTCCTTCTCCGGCTGCTACGCATGGCAAACTTGTTGAAGGTGGCTCCGGCGCTGGTTACAGAGCTTGAAAAACGAGTCGGGATGCAATTCGAACAGGCGACATTAGCTGATCTTTTAATCCCTTGTTACAGCAAAACCGACACCATGTACGATGTCGATCTTGTTCAAAGGCTTTTGGAACATTTCTTGATTCAAGAACAGATGGAAACCGAAAGCCCCGGTCGTCAATCAATGTCGGAAAAGCACATGTACGACGGGATTCAACGGAGTAACAACTCAAACGCGAAGATGAGAGTGGCTCGGCTCGTCGACAGCTACCTCACGGAGGTTTCCCGGGATAAAAACCTTTCATTAACAAAGTTTCAGGTCCTCGCCGAAGCATTACCGGAATCTGCCCGGAGCTGCGACGATGGGTTATACAGAGCCATTGATTCATATCTCAAAGCTCACCCAACACTCTCTGAACACGAACGAAAAAGGTTATGTCGAGTAATGGACTGTCAGAAGCTCTCCATGGATGCATGCATGCACGCTGCGCAAAACGAGCGGCTGCCGCTTCGGGTGGTGGTGCAGGTTCTGTTCTCCGAGCAGGTGAAGATCAGCAACGCGATTGCGAGCAACTCAGTGAAAGAAACCGGCGATCCTCACTACCAACCGTTAGTTCAGAACAGGAAAACGCTGCTGGAAGGAACACCGCAGTCGTTTCAGGAAGGGTGGGCTGCTGCTAAAAAGGACATTAATACGCTGAAATTTGAGCTGGAAACTGTGAAGACGAAGTACTTAGAACTGCAACATGAAATGGAGAATTTGCAGAGACAGTTTGATAAGGGGACGAAGCCTAAACAACAATCGGCATGGACGAGTGGATGGAAGAAGCTGAGCAAGATTACGAAGATGAATACAATGGAGAATAATGAAGTTGGAGGACAGAATAATGTAGCGCAGGCTAGAAAGGCACCGAGGAGATGGAGAAATTCTATTTCGTAA